The Burkholderia pyrrocinia genome has a segment encoding these proteins:
- a CDS encoding LLM class flavin-dependent oxidoreductase — protein sequence MTPFSVLDLAPIPAGADASQAFRNTVDLAQHAERWGYRRYWLAEHHNMPGIASAATAVVIGHVAGATQTIRVGSGGIMLPNHAPLVIAEQFGTLASLYPGRIDLGLGRAPGTDQTTSRALRRDLIGSADSFPDDVAELLRYFAEPVPGQRVRAVPGAGLEVPVWLLGSSLFSAQLAAMLGLPFAFASHFAPDYLMRALEIYRAQYRPSAAWPKPHAMVGVNVFAADTDDEARRLFTSLQQQFINLRRGTPGKLPPPVDALEANELELANVAHSLSFAAVGSRDTVRDKLRDRIAQTGADELIITAQIYDHAARLRSFELAAQIRDELANESR from the coding sequence ATGACTCCGTTTTCCGTACTCGATCTCGCCCCCATTCCGGCCGGCGCCGACGCCTCGCAGGCGTTCCGCAACACCGTCGATCTCGCGCAGCACGCGGAACGCTGGGGCTATCGACGCTACTGGCTCGCCGAGCATCACAACATGCCCGGCATCGCGAGCGCGGCGACCGCGGTCGTGATCGGCCATGTCGCGGGCGCCACGCAGACGATCCGCGTCGGGTCGGGCGGCATCATGCTGCCGAACCACGCGCCGCTCGTGATCGCGGAGCAGTTCGGCACGCTCGCGTCGCTGTATCCGGGGCGCATCGACCTCGGCCTCGGCCGCGCGCCCGGCACCGACCAGACCACGTCGCGCGCGCTGCGCCGCGACCTGATCGGCAGCGCCGACTCGTTTCCGGACGACGTCGCCGAGCTGCTGCGCTACTTCGCGGAGCCGGTGCCCGGCCAGCGCGTGCGCGCGGTGCCCGGCGCGGGGCTCGAGGTGCCCGTGTGGCTGCTCGGCTCGAGCCTGTTCAGCGCGCAGCTCGCCGCGATGCTCGGGCTGCCGTTCGCGTTCGCGTCGCACTTCGCGCCGGACTACCTGATGCGCGCGCTCGAGATCTACCGCGCGCAGTACCGGCCGTCGGCCGCGTGGCCGAAGCCGCACGCGATGGTCGGCGTCAACGTGTTCGCGGCCGATACCGACGACGAGGCGCGGCGCCTGTTCACGTCGCTGCAGCAGCAGTTCATCAACCTGCGGCGCGGCACGCCGGGCAAGCTGCCGCCGCCCGTCGACGCACTCGAGGCGAACGAGCTCGAACTCGCCAACGTCGCGCATTCGCTGTCGTTCGCGGCGGTCGGCTCGCGCGACACGGTGCGCGACAAGCTGCGCGACCGCATCGCGCAGACGGGGGCGGACGAATTGATCATCACCGCGCAGATCTACGATCACGCCGCGCGGCTGCGCTCGTTCGAACTGGCCGCGCAGATCCGCGACGAACTCGCGAACGAGTCGCGCTGA
- the hpnI gene encoding bacteriohopanetetrol glucosamine biosynthesis glycosyltransferase HpnI, whose product MTPTATLLDWLLIAFTLAAAGYALVAAFAPRPRTPRTAARDGFEPVSVLKPLCGAEPHLYENLATFCEQRHPRHEVLFGVASAADPAVAVVERLRADYPECDITLVIDARVHGKNLKVSNLINLAARAKYGRIVIADSDIAVKPDHLERVTAPLADASVGVVTCLYHARSVGGFWTRIGAQFVDAWFAPSVRITHLGRSSRFGFGATLALTRDTLDRIGGFLALKDELADDFWLAELPRRLGRRTVLSEVEVATDVIEPSFGPLWHRETRWLRTIRSLNPAGFAFLFITFTVPWLAIGAALALRLDGTFAGTLAGSAAAVGAFGRLVLHARGEDGWRAFWRDLPLVAVRDTLLALEWLAAAFGTHVVWRGARMTVVGGERATAAVEGADGR is encoded by the coding sequence ATGACGCCAACGGCCACGCTGCTCGACTGGCTCCTGATCGCGTTCACGCTGGCCGCGGCCGGCTATGCGCTGGTCGCCGCCTTTGCGCCGCGGCCGCGCACGCCGCGCACGGCCGCGCGCGACGGCTTCGAGCCGGTCAGCGTGCTCAAGCCGCTGTGCGGCGCGGAGCCGCACCTGTACGAAAACCTCGCGACCTTCTGCGAACAGCGCCACCCGCGCCATGAAGTGCTGTTCGGCGTCGCGTCGGCGGCCGACCCGGCGGTGGCCGTCGTCGAGCGGCTGCGCGCCGACTATCCCGAGTGCGACATCACGCTCGTGATCGACGCGCGCGTGCACGGCAAGAACCTGAAGGTCAGCAACCTGATCAATCTCGCGGCGCGCGCGAAATACGGTCGCATCGTGATCGCGGACAGCGATATCGCGGTGAAGCCCGACCACCTGGAGCGCGTGACGGCGCCGCTCGCCGATGCGTCGGTCGGTGTCGTCACGTGCCTGTATCATGCGCGCAGCGTCGGCGGGTTCTGGACGCGAATCGGCGCGCAGTTCGTCGATGCCTGGTTCGCGCCGTCGGTGCGGATCACGCACCTCGGCCGCTCGAGCCGCTTCGGCTTCGGTGCGACCCTCGCGCTGACGCGCGACACGCTCGACCGGATCGGCGGCTTTCTCGCGCTGAAGGACGAGCTGGCCGACGATTTCTGGCTTGCCGAGCTGCCGCGCCGCCTCGGGCGGCGCACCGTGCTGTCGGAGGTCGAGGTCGCGACCGACGTGATCGAGCCGTCGTTCGGGCCGCTGTGGCACCGCGAGACGCGCTGGCTGCGTACGATCCGGTCGCTGAACCCGGCCGGTTTCGCGTTCCTGTTCATCACCTTTACCGTGCCGTGGCTCGCGATCGGCGCGGCGCTCGCGCTGCGTCTCGACGGGACGTTTGCGGGTACGCTGGCAGGTTCCGCGGCCGCCGTCGGCGCATTCGGGCGGCTCGTGCTGCATGCGCGCGGCGAGGACGGCTGGCGCGCGTTCTGGCGCGACCTGCCCCTCGTCGCGGTGCGCGACACGCTGCTCGCGCTCGAGTGGCTCGCGGCCGCGTTCGGCACGCATGTCGTGTGGCGCGGCGCGAGAATGACGGTCGTCGGCGGCGAACGCGCGACGGCGGCCGTGGAAGGGGCAGACGGCCGCTAG
- the hpnJ gene encoding hopanoid biosynthesis associated radical SAM protein HpnJ yields the protein MQATGAFMKTLFLQAPSYDGFDGGAGSRYQAKREIRSFWYPTWLAQPAALVPGSRVVDAPADGLSVEETLKIANDYDLVIIHTSTPSFPTDAMFAQDLKKMKPSMLVGMVGAKVMVDPHNSLTASEAIDFVCREEFDYTCKEIAEGKPLAEIKGLSWRAKDGSIEHNEARPILENMDELPFVAPIYKRDLKIDNYFIGYLNYPYVSIYTGRGCKSRCTFCLWPQTVSGHRYRTRSVENVLAEAKWIRDNMPEVKELMFDDDTFTDDLPRAEAIAIGLGKLGMTWSCNAKANVPYKSLKVMKENGLRLLLVGFESGDDQILVNIKKGVRTDFARRFSADCKKLGIKIHGTFILGLPGETQETIKKTIEYAKEINPHTIQVSLAAPYPGTTLYKQAVENGWMEENKTINLVSKEGVQLAAIGYAHLSRDEIYHHLEQFYRQFYFRPSKIWEIVREMLTSWDMMKRRLREGVEFFRFLRAHEA from the coding sequence ATGCAGGCTACCGGAGCATTCATGAAAACGCTGTTCTTGCAGGCCCCTTCGTATGACGGCTTCGACGGCGGAGCCGGCTCGCGCTACCAGGCGAAGCGCGAAATCCGTTCCTTCTGGTATCCGACGTGGCTCGCGCAGCCGGCCGCGCTCGTGCCGGGCAGCCGCGTCGTCGATGCGCCGGCCGACGGCCTGTCGGTCGAGGAGACGCTGAAGATCGCGAACGACTACGATCTCGTGATCATCCACACGAGCACGCCGTCGTTCCCGACCGACGCGATGTTCGCGCAGGATCTCAAGAAGATGAAGCCGTCGATGCTGGTCGGCATGGTGGGCGCGAAGGTGATGGTCGATCCGCACAACTCGCTCACGGCGAGCGAGGCCATCGACTTCGTGTGCCGCGAGGAATTCGACTACACCTGCAAGGAAATCGCCGAAGGCAAGCCGCTCGCCGAGATCAAGGGCTTGAGCTGGCGCGCGAAGGACGGCTCAATCGAGCACAACGAAGCGCGTCCGATCCTCGAGAACATGGACGAACTGCCGTTCGTCGCGCCCATCTACAAGCGCGACCTGAAGATCGACAACTACTTCATCGGCTACCTGAACTACCCGTACGTGTCGATCTACACGGGCCGCGGCTGCAAGTCGCGCTGCACGTTCTGCCTGTGGCCGCAGACGGTCAGCGGCCATCGCTACCGCACGCGCTCGGTCGAGAACGTGCTCGCGGAAGCGAAGTGGATCCGCGACAACATGCCGGAAGTGAAGGAACTGATGTTCGACGACGACACCTTCACCGACGACCTGCCGCGCGCAGAAGCCATCGCCATCGGTCTGGGCAAGCTCGGCATGACGTGGTCGTGCAACGCGAAGGCCAACGTGCCGTACAAGTCGCTCAAGGTCATGAAGGAAAACGGCCTGCGCCTGCTGCTGGTCGGTTTCGAATCCGGCGACGACCAGATCCTCGTGAACATCAAGAAGGGCGTGCGCACCGATTTCGCGCGCCGCTTCAGCGCGGACTGCAAGAAGCTCGGCATCAAGATCCACGGCACCTTCATTCTCGGCCTGCCGGGCGAGACGCAGGAAACCATCAAGAAGACGATCGAGTACGCGAAGGAAATCAATCCGCACACGATCCAGGTCTCGCTCGCCGCGCCGTATCCGGGCACGACGCTCTACAAGCAGGCCGTGGAAAACGGCTGGATGGAAGAGAACAAGACCATCAACCTGGTGAGCAAGGAAGGCGTGCAGCTCGCGGCGATCGGCTACGCGCATCTGTCGCGCGACGAGATCTATCACCACCTCGAGCAGTTCTATCGCCAGTTCTACTTCCGTCCGTCGAAGATCTGGGAGATTGTCCGCGAGATGCTGACGAGCTGGGACATGATGAAGCGCCGCCTGCGCGAAGGCGTCGAGTTCTTCCGCTTCCTGCGCGCGCACGAGGCCTGA
- the hpnK gene encoding hopanoid biosynthesis-associated protein HpnK, which yields MATQPAARALIFTADDFGLHPRVNAAVERAHRDGVLNAASLMVGAPAAQDAIERARRLPSLAVGLHLVLADGPATLPAHDIPALVGPDGRFGDAMAKDGCRFFFLPHVRAQLRREIRAQFDAFAASGLPLDHVNAHKHFHLHPTVLSMIIEIGRDYGLRAVRLPYETSASALLKPWIALVRARLDRAGLAHNDYVVGIEHTGAMDEAVLLDALATLPPGVGEIYCHPAEAGDGPITPTMAGYRPVDELDALLSPRVAAALNAAGVATGGFADVFGQRAARRGAHAPRTPGAQPS from the coding sequence GTGGCGACGCAGCCGGCGGCGCGGGCGCTGATCTTCACCGCGGACGACTTCGGGCTGCACCCGCGCGTCAACGCGGCGGTCGAGCGCGCGCACCGCGACGGCGTGCTGAACGCCGCGAGCCTGATGGTCGGCGCGCCCGCCGCGCAGGATGCGATCGAACGCGCGCGGCGGCTGCCGTCGCTCGCGGTCGGCCTGCATCTCGTCCTCGCGGACGGGCCGGCCACGCTGCCCGCGCATGACATTCCCGCGCTCGTCGGCCCCGACGGGCGGTTCGGCGACGCGATGGCGAAGGACGGCTGTCGTTTCTTCTTCCTGCCGCACGTGCGTGCGCAATTGCGCCGCGAGATCCGTGCACAGTTCGACGCGTTCGCGGCGAGCGGCCTGCCGCTCGACCACGTGAACGCGCACAAGCATTTCCACCTGCATCCGACCGTGCTGTCGATGATCATCGAGATCGGCCGCGATTACGGGCTGCGCGCGGTGCGGCTGCCGTACGAGACGAGCGCGTCCGCGCTGCTCAAGCCGTGGATCGCGCTCGTGCGCGCACGGCTCGACCGCGCGGGGCTCGCGCACAACGACTACGTGGTCGGGATCGAGCATACGGGCGCGATGGACGAGGCTGTGCTGCTCGATGCGCTCGCCACGCTGCCGCCGGGCGTCGGCGAGATCTACTGCCATCCGGCCGAGGCCGGCGACGGCCCGATCACGCCGACGATGGCCGGCTACCGTCCGGTGGACGAACTGGATGCGCTGCTGTCGCCGCGCGTTGCCGCCGCGCTGAACGCGGCGGGCGTCGCGACCGGCGGCTTTGCCGACGTGTTCGGCCAGCGTGCGGCCCGGCGTGGCGCGCACGCGCCGCGCACACCGGGAGCGCAGCCGTCATGA